A single window of Halobacillus naozhouensis DNA harbors:
- a CDS encoding (2Fe-2S)-binding protein, translating into MYIENHPILKQDNNQEVTFFYKGTTLKANHGQTIAGALMANGIKKFGITRKLQQSRGLYCANGRCCSCFVTVNGLEHVLSCMTLIEDGMEVSPNSGDPDVRRGDYGN; encoded by the coding sequence ATGTATATTGAGAATCATCCAATTTTAAAACAGGATAACAACCAAGAAGTTACTTTTTTCTATAAAGGAACAACTCTTAAAGCTAACCATGGACAGACGATCGCTGGAGCACTGATGGCTAATGGTATTAAGAAATTCGGCATAACTCGCAAGCTGCAGCAATCAAGAGGGTTGTATTGTGCAAATGGAAGGTGTTGTAGTTGTTTTGTCACTGTTAACGGCCTTGAACATGTACTTAGTTGTATGACTCTAATAGAAGATGGAATGGAAGTCAGTCCTAATAGTGGAGATCCTGACGTAAGGAGGGGAGATTATGGAAACTGA
- the solA gene encoding N-methyl-L-tryptophan oxidase, with amino-acid sequence MDADVAVIGVGTMGSMATWQLAKRGVSVLGFEKYGIGNDRSAVGGESRLFRTAYMEGKEYVPLLQDSQRLWKELEYGTGKSLLTLNGGLMIGDPDTQVMRNVQNSIEFFDLDHEVLQGKEAHRRFPQHRLFAGEIMVLDKNAGFLRPELAVTTAATQAEKLGASILRYTEVKDIQPDQWGVSISTDKRKYRVGKVLVTTGPWSVTFLPGLSHHLKARRLVLTWFSAKDITKFYPKNFPIFARMRKGFRLTGAPTLDGTMVKASNTKNPELIEDPGQLNRDVKVEELREVGEAVKELIPDLIPEPVRASVYMDAYTPDDHSVVGYLPGTSENVMIASGFSGHGFKMAPVIGKIAADLLENGKTSYDIEHMDPNRYVENLT; translated from the coding sequence ATGGATGCAGATGTAGCCGTGATTGGTGTAGGAACAATGGGGAGCATGGCGACATGGCAACTTGCTAAGAGGGGTGTATCTGTTTTAGGATTTGAAAAGTACGGAATTGGAAACGACAGGTCTGCTGTGGGAGGCGAATCCCGTCTATTTAGAACAGCCTATATGGAAGGTAAGGAATATGTACCTTTATTACAAGACTCCCAACGTTTATGGAAAGAACTTGAGTATGGAACAGGCAAAAGTTTATTAACATTGAATGGTGGACTGATGATCGGCGATCCGGATACCCAAGTTATGAGAAATGTACAAAATAGTATAGAATTCTTTGATTTAGACCATGAGGTTTTACAAGGAAAAGAAGCCCATAGACGATTTCCGCAACATCGATTGTTTGCTGGAGAAATTATGGTACTAGATAAGAATGCCGGGTTTCTCCGGCCTGAGTTAGCGGTTACAACAGCTGCTACTCAGGCCGAAAAATTGGGGGCATCCATCCTGCGTTATACAGAAGTGAAGGATATTCAGCCTGACCAATGGGGTGTATCTATCTCAACCGATAAAAGGAAATATCGAGTAGGAAAAGTTTTAGTTACCACTGGTCCATGGTCGGTTACTTTTTTACCGGGCTTAAGCCACCATTTAAAAGCAAGACGTTTGGTGCTGACATGGTTTTCTGCAAAGGATATCACTAAGTTTTACCCAAAGAATTTCCCCATATTCGCCCGTATGCGAAAGGGCTTTAGATTGACGGGGGCTCCAACATTGGATGGTACTATGGTCAAAGCATCTAATACAAAAAATCCTGAGTTAATAGAAGATCCAGGACAATTAAATAGAGATGTTAAAGTTGAGGAACTTAGAGAAGTAGGAGAAGCGGTTAAAGAGTTAATTCCTGATCTTATTCCCGAGCCTGTACGGGCTAGTGTTTACATGGATGCCTATACCCCGGATGATCATTCAGTCGTAGGATACCTACCGGGTACAAGCGAAAATGTAATGATAGCAAGCGGATTCTCAGGTCACGGATTTAAAATGGCCCCGGTAATAGGAAAAATTGCTGCGGATCTTTTAGAAAATGGGAAGACATCATATGATATTGAACACATGGACCCCAACCGTTATGTAGAAAACTTAACTTGA
- a CDS encoding MFS transporter translates to MEVTQKSEEKLWSFSFVTLILSTFMLFLGFQMLLPTLPVYVKDHGGDSTSVGLVIGMFTITALIIRPFAGSAADRMGRKPILFIGLIITILSISSYIFAITVFLLLMLRLIHGLGWGMSTTIYGTIASDIIPKSRRGEGMGYFGLSISIAMMLGPLLGIWLMNTYGFLILFVLASLFSLGSLLLSNFSAPDKQKDNRGSTHKPFLSSLFDRNALFPSLLMLIIAITYGGIVSFITLFAEEKQIDHVGWFFFTNALCLIIIRPIAGKVFDRRGEFLVLFPGGVLGIAALYYISFTDSTIDLIISAILYGFSFGLIQPSLQAWTINRASPEKRGAANGTFFSAYDSGIGIGAILLGAYANVTSYSSMFKLSAFTFVLYLLVYGLYLWKAKRNKESNSHPIERTTPY, encoded by the coding sequence GTGGAAGTGACACAGAAGTCAGAAGAAAAGCTTTGGTCCTTCAGTTTTGTAACTTTAATTCTTTCTACCTTTATGCTTTTTTTGGGTTTTCAAATGTTATTACCCACTTTACCGGTCTATGTGAAGGATCACGGAGGCGACAGCACGTCAGTTGGCCTTGTGATTGGTATGTTTACGATTACCGCCTTAATCATACGCCCTTTTGCAGGGTCAGCAGCTGATCGAATGGGGAGAAAACCCATTTTATTCATTGGATTAATCATTACGATTCTATCCATTTCCAGCTACATCTTCGCCATAACGGTTTTTCTTCTCTTAATGCTTCGGCTCATCCATGGGTTGGGGTGGGGGATGTCCACGACCATCTACGGAACGATTGCTTCGGACATTATTCCCAAAAGCCGCCGTGGAGAAGGAATGGGTTACTTTGGTCTGTCGATTAGTATAGCTATGATGCTGGGGCCCTTGTTGGGGATTTGGTTGATGAATACATACGGGTTTCTTATCCTATTTGTTCTTGCGTCGCTTTTTTCACTTGGATCATTACTCCTTTCAAATTTCAGCGCACCTGACAAGCAGAAAGATAATCGTGGTTCTACCCACAAACCTTTCTTGAGTTCTCTTTTTGATCGTAATGCTTTATTCCCTTCTCTTCTGATGCTCATTATCGCCATCACTTACGGTGGCATCGTTAGCTTCATTACTCTTTTCGCAGAAGAAAAACAAATTGATCATGTTGGATGGTTCTTCTTTACCAACGCTTTATGTCTCATTATCATAAGGCCTATTGCAGGAAAGGTCTTTGATCGGAGAGGAGAATTTCTTGTTTTATTCCCTGGAGGAGTTCTGGGAATTGCTGCTCTCTATTATATATCTTTCACAGATTCCACCATCGACCTAATCATTTCCGCTATTTTATATGGATTCAGTTTTGGATTGATTCAGCCTTCTTTACAAGCCTGGACAATCAATCGGGCTTCTCCGGAAAAACGTGGAGCAGCGAACGGAACATTTTTCTCTGCTTATGATTCTGGGATTGGGATAGGAGCGATTTTACTTGGAGCGTATGCTAATGTTACGAGTTATTCCTCCATGTTCAAACTTTCTGCTTTCACTTTCGTCCTATATTTACTCGTATATGGCTTGTATTTATGGAAAGCAAAAAGAAATAAGGAATCCAATAGTCATCCAATTGAAAGGACCACTCCCTATTAA
- a CDS encoding (2Fe-2S)-binding protein, whose protein sequence is MDRSTIVCRCEEINIDEIKTAIKVGASTFDDIKRLTRCGMGPCQSKVCMNLVRELLSESLGKPLKEIPPSRMRMPLKITRLGALVGKESSNSVLSVFSESSLEEGDQQK, encoded by the coding sequence ATGGATAGATCCACAATTGTTTGTCGATGTGAAGAAATTAATATAGATGAAATAAAGACTGCTATTAAAGTGGGTGCCTCTACTTTCGATGACATTAAAAGACTTACTCGGTGTGGCATGGGACCTTGCCAATCTAAGGTTTGCATGAATCTTGTCCGGGAGTTATTAAGTGAAAGCTTAGGAAAGCCTTTAAAGGAAATTCCTCCTTCCAGAATGCGTATGCCATTAAAAATTACTCGCTTAGGAGCTCTAGTTGGAAAGGAATCATCTAACAGTGTCCTTTCTGTTTTTAGTGAATCATCTTTGGAAGAAGGCGATCAGCAAAAATGA
- a CDS encoding NAD(P)/FAD-dependent oxidoreductase: METDVLIIGAGPAGLHAAYEMAANGVQTIIVDESFSPGGQLKQQTQYLNNLPRQFETQRGINLVETLTHRLHSLPVTMLYKHTMIGAYKDGSIGVSNGESTFPIKAKKVIVTTGAAEEASLFPGWTQPGVMTVGAAQILLNRERVLPGKNAVILGYNFFSLEVALQLKECGVNILGIVEKNNSLDSESWERLRSEIPLFLNSSITRAMGRGEVEKVFINHNGVEKEWETDLICIGNGLSPILEPFEILDCSFIYKEKLGGLLPRYDSNLRTENSSVYVAGNAAGITCMGGILLTAEIAAVDVLVCLGVLDGEEAAKKSTYLWKELLRIETQTDSEVFYARVASIQEFHDKNNIPLPTSFHAILEEC; encoded by the coding sequence ATGGAAACTGACGTGTTAATTATCGGAGCTGGACCCGCGGGTTTACATGCAGCTTACGAAATGGCTGCCAATGGTGTTCAGACAATCATCGTTGACGAATCTTTCTCTCCGGGTGGCCAGTTAAAACAACAAACACAGTATTTAAATAATCTTCCAAGGCAGTTTGAAACTCAGAGAGGAATAAATCTAGTAGAAACGTTGACCCATCGTCTTCATTCCCTACCTGTGACCATGCTCTATAAACATACTATGATAGGAGCTTACAAGGACGGAAGCATTGGAGTATCTAACGGAGAAAGCACTTTCCCGATTAAAGCTAAGAAAGTGATTGTAACCACAGGAGCAGCTGAAGAGGCTAGTTTATTCCCAGGATGGACTCAACCAGGAGTCATGACAGTAGGAGCAGCACAAATATTACTTAACCGGGAAAGGGTATTACCTGGGAAGAATGCAGTCATCTTAGGGTACAACTTTTTCTCATTAGAAGTCGCACTACAATTAAAGGAGTGCGGGGTTAATATTCTAGGAATTGTTGAAAAGAATAACTCGTTAGATAGCGAAAGCTGGGAAAGGCTACGCTCGGAAATTCCCCTATTCTTAAATAGCAGTATTACTAGAGCGATGGGGAGAGGAGAAGTAGAAAAGGTTTTTATCAATCATAATGGTGTTGAAAAGGAATGGGAAACTGATCTCATTTGTATCGGAAATGGACTGTCTCCCATATTAGAGCCGTTTGAAATACTCGATTGCTCATTTATATATAAAGAAAAGCTAGGGGGATTGCTACCGAGGTACGATAGTAATCTAAGAACAGAGAACTCTTCGGTATATGTCGCTGGTAATGCTGCTGGAATAACTTGTATGGGTGGTATTTTACTAACTGCAGAAATTGCAGCCGTTGATGTTCTTGTCTGTTTGGGAGTGTTAGATGGTGAAGAGGCAGCGAAAAAAAGCACTTATTTATGGAAGGAACTTTTACGCATCGAAACTCAGACTGATAGTGAAGTATTCTATGCGAGAGTTGCTTCTATACAAGAATTTCATGACAAAAATAACATACCATTACCGACTTCATTTCATGCAATCTTGGAGGAATGCTAA
- a CDS encoding AbrB/MazE/SpoVT family DNA-binding domain-containing protein produces the protein MANIIVIYLRIFTVEPKEIIIGIVLGAKMILTVDDNGIRLEPDKQKPILDTLLSQVTPDNQHKEVDFGYPEGDELI, from the coding sequence ATGGCAAACATAATAGTAATTTATTTACGCATTTTTACAGTTGAACCTAAGGAGATAATTATAGGAATAGTTCTTGGAGCAAAAATGATATTAACTGTTGATGATAACGGTATTCGTTTAGAGCCAGACAAGCAGAAACCCATATTAGATACCTTGTTATCTCAGGTCACTCCAGATAATCAGCACAAGGAAGTTGACTTTGGTTATCCTGAAGGAGATGAGCTAATTTAA
- a CDS encoding N-acetylmuramoyl-L-alanine amidase — MRKSGFTLMVACLSLMMAFAFLTPKVVAEEGTTYRVEATNLNVRSGPGLEASVIGSLDDEALVTVYEHRFGWARINYDGQEGWVAGYYLVETDSSSSSGGQVTVGVDAAHLRTGPGTGYESLGLVYRGDTFTSIEKSSDWVHVQLSNGSTGWIAGWLVKGGSSSQPPSSSSLEGINVVLDAGHGGYDPGAVGYYGGNEKNMTLPTAQVVSDQLEQAGANVIMTRSSDRYLSLEERVAISHDYNTHAFISLHYNSSIYSNARGISTYYYSNTDKGLADQVQDQLIAHTGLQNDGVKFGDFHVLRENNDTSILVELGFLSNPIEVEKLKTAAYKANVAEAITQGLMDYF, encoded by the coding sequence GTGAGGAAAAGCGGTTTTACGTTGATGGTTGCATGTCTCAGTCTTATGATGGCTTTCGCTTTTTTGACACCTAAGGTTGTTGCGGAAGAAGGGACTACATATCGGGTGGAAGCCACTAATCTGAATGTGAGAAGTGGACCAGGTCTTGAGGCGTCCGTCATTGGTTCACTGGATGACGAGGCTTTGGTGACGGTTTATGAGCATCGATTTGGCTGGGCTCGCATTAATTATGATGGCCAGGAGGGCTGGGTTGCCGGGTATTATTTGGTTGAGACGGACTCCAGTTCATCCTCGGGCGGACAAGTTACCGTCGGTGTGGATGCGGCTCATCTTAGGACAGGCCCTGGAACAGGGTATGAAAGTCTTGGACTCGTTTATCGCGGGGATACTTTTACATCCATAGAAAAGTCTAGTGACTGGGTTCATGTTCAGTTATCGAATGGAAGTACTGGCTGGATCGCAGGCTGGCTGGTCAAGGGTGGTTCATCATCTCAGCCTCCAAGCTCATCCTCGTTAGAAGGCATTAACGTGGTGCTCGATGCAGGGCACGGCGGGTATGATCCTGGTGCAGTCGGGTATTATGGCGGCAATGAGAAGAACATGACGTTGCCAACTGCTCAGGTCGTTTCGGATCAACTGGAGCAGGCAGGCGCGAACGTGATTATGACGAGGTCGAGTGACCGCTATTTATCCCTTGAGGAGCGGGTGGCGATCAGTCATGATTACAACACACACGCTTTCATTAGTTTGCATTATAATTCTAGTATTTACTCAAACGCTCGCGGCATTAGCACGTATTATTATTCGAACACAGACAAGGGGCTTGCGGATCAGGTTCAGGATCAGTTAATCGCTCATACGGGTCTGCAGAATGATGGTGTGAAGTTTGGTGACTTTCATGTGTTGAGGGAGAATAATGATACGTCGATTCTTGTTGAGCTTGGTTTTCTCTCGAATCCGATAGAGGTGGAGAAGTTGAAGACGGCTGCTTATAAGGCTAATGTGGCTGAGGCGATTACGCAAGGTCTTATGGATTATTTTTAA
- a CDS encoding ABC transporter permease subunit, whose translation MKQTLMSNFSKLGPLIGLLLIMIILSILSDNFLTVDNLLNLLRQISINALIAFGMTFVILTGGIDLSVGSILAFGSALTAGMLASGMDPLLAVLIGLLAGFAMGALNGLVITKGKVAPFIATLATMTVFRGATLVYTEGRPITGLSNSFTFEMIGGGYVFGIPFPAILMLVVFVILFFILRNTVFGRQVYSVGGNEEASILSGIKADRVKIWVYSLTGMLSVLGGIILTSRLNSAQPTAGTMYELDAIAAVVLGGTSLAGGRGRIAGTLVGALIIGVLDNGLNLLNVSSFYQQIVKGGVILLAVLLDRKSK comes from the coding sequence ATGAAGCAAACATTAATGAGCAATTTTTCTAAGCTTGGCCCGCTAATTGGTCTACTACTAATTATGATTATTTTATCTATTTTAAGTGATAACTTTTTAACCGTTGATAACTTACTCAACCTTCTAAGACAGATTTCGATTAATGCTCTGATTGCTTTTGGTATGACATTTGTTATCTTAACTGGTGGAATCGATCTATCTGTTGGATCCATATTAGCATTCGGCAGTGCTTTAACTGCTGGTATGCTGGCTAGCGGTATGGACCCTCTACTTGCCGTATTGATTGGATTATTAGCAGGATTTGCTATGGGAGCTCTAAACGGACTTGTGATCACCAAAGGCAAGGTCGCTCCCTTTATAGCCACCCTAGCCACGATGACGGTCTTTCGAGGCGCTACGCTAGTTTATACGGAAGGGCGTCCAATCACGGGTTTATCAAACAGCTTCACATTTGAAATGATTGGGGGAGGTTATGTATTCGGCATTCCTTTTCCAGCCATATTAATGCTTGTTGTTTTCGTCATTTTATTCTTTATACTGCGTAACACAGTCTTTGGAAGACAAGTTTATTCCGTCGGTGGAAATGAAGAAGCCTCTATCCTATCAGGAATTAAAGCAGACCGCGTCAAAATATGGGTCTACTCTTTGACAGGGATGCTATCTGTTCTGGGTGGAATTATTTTGACAAGTCGGTTAAATTCAGCGCAGCCGACAGCAGGAACCATGTACGAACTTGATGCAATTGCTGCTGTTGTACTTGGTGGGACAAGCCTGGCAGGCGGTCGAGGGCGAATCGCTGGTACATTGGTCGGTGCTCTCATTATTGGAGTCCTTGATAATGGACTGAATTTATTAAACGTATCATCCTTCTATCAACAAATTGTCAAAGGCGGCGTCATTCTACTCGCTGTCTTGCTTGATCGTAAATCTAAATAA
- the rbsB gene encoding ribose ABC transporter substrate-binding protein RbsB, with translation MKKWIKSLGLLALLLMVATACSTEAPGSSSDDSSKESEGSDNDTVKIGLSLSTLNNPFFVSLRDGAEAAAKEAGFKLLTSDAQNDSATQVSDIEDLLQQNIDVLLVNPTDSAAIVSAIESANNAGVPVITVDRSADGGEVVSHIASDNVAGGEMAGEFIAEQLGGKGNVVELEGIPGASATRERGKGFHNVIDSIEGIEVVAKQSANFDRAEGLTVMENILQSTDDIDAVFAHNDEMALGAVQALEANNLLEDVTVVGFDGTDDARAAIAEGRMDATIAQQPGLIGEKAIETAGKVANGESVKEFIPVELQLVTE, from the coding sequence ATGAAAAAATGGATCAAATCACTTGGCCTCTTAGCTCTATTGTTGATGGTTGCTACAGCCTGCTCGACCGAAGCACCAGGATCTTCTTCAGATGATTCAAGCAAGGAAAGCGAAGGATCTGATAATGACACAGTTAAAATCGGACTCTCCCTTTCAACTTTGAACAACCCGTTCTTCGTTTCCCTGCGTGATGGCGCGGAAGCTGCTGCAAAGGAAGCTGGCTTCAAACTCCTTACCTCAGATGCACAAAATGATTCAGCAACACAGGTAAGTGATATTGAAGACTTACTACAGCAAAATATTGATGTCCTGCTTGTAAACCCAACAGACTCTGCTGCAATTGTTTCTGCCATAGAGTCAGCGAATAACGCCGGTGTTCCGGTTATTACAGTTGACCGAAGTGCTGATGGCGGTGAAGTCGTGTCACACATTGCTTCTGATAACGTAGCCGGTGGGGAAATGGCGGGCGAATTTATTGCAGAGCAATTGGGTGGAAAAGGTAATGTAGTGGAACTTGAAGGGATCCCTGGGGCGTCAGCTACACGTGAACGCGGGAAAGGCTTTCACAACGTGATTGATAGCATCGAGGGTATCGAGGTTGTTGCCAAGCAATCAGCAAACTTCGATCGTGCGGAAGGATTAACAGTTATGGAAAACATTTTACAGAGTACGGACGACATTGACGCTGTTTTTGCCCACAATGATGAAATGGCCTTAGGTGCTGTACAGGCTTTAGAAGCAAACAATTTGCTTGAGGATGTTACGGTCGTAGGCTTCGATGGCACAGATGATGCAAGGGCAGCCATTGCTGAAGGACGCATGGATGCTACTATCGCCCAACAGCCGGGGCTAATTGGTGAAAAAGCGATTGAGACAGCCGGAAAAGTAGCTAACGGCGAAAGTGTTAAGGAATTCATCCCTGTTGAGCTGCAGCTTGTAACAGAATAA
- a CDS encoding sodium:solute symporter family protein: MNPTLVLVLSSAVVLSGAALFSFWIGRKDKSSESWIVGGRSLPMYVVAGSQFATGMGGGVLVAHIGIGYSAGWSAITYNFLYSIGIIILVLLADWLKKQKFSTMPEIFKKLYGENKLLMSAVTFMAIVVPFGWLCTQLVAFGNLFSSISGISFTLLVFIFAAISLLFVLPGGMTSVAWTDFIFGCMMLIMSIVSGFYILNLAGGWSEISSVVPQSMIGFPEGLGAVGMTTILFWILAIFPGALTNQMSYQRIYASKSPKVAKKAFLIAAIVGVIAGIWASFMGITIFSMNPSLENSEMASGWFLTQIPIWFMAIYSAFIIATIMSTVSSAVQSVVVNITKDIYQSYINPQVSDNKLLKMSRIMAVVVIALSVLLALYYPQALGWLVATYAYSASGLLVPIFGGFILRNTNILSDKGAIGSIATGVVSAAIAQMMGTQIPYVAFGIVGSLIGFIVCNYLFKDENAQYKNEKDETRLG; this comes from the coding sequence ATGAATCCTACATTAGTGCTTGTGTTAAGTTCTGCTGTTGTTTTGTCCGGGGCTGCTCTGTTTTCTTTCTGGATTGGAAGAAAAGATAAAAGTAGTGAAAGTTGGATTGTAGGAGGACGCTCATTACCCATGTATGTAGTGGCTGGAAGTCAGTTTGCTACTGGGATGGGAGGTGGAGTGTTAGTAGCCCACATCGGGATAGGATATAGTGCAGGGTGGTCTGCTATAACATATAACTTTTTATATTCGATAGGGATTATTATTCTGGTATTACTTGCCGATTGGCTTAAAAAACAAAAATTCTCTACTATGCCGGAAATCTTCAAGAAGTTGTATGGGGAAAATAAATTACTGATGAGTGCTGTTACTTTTATGGCAATCGTAGTGCCTTTTGGTTGGTTATGTACCCAGTTGGTTGCATTCGGTAATCTATTTTCGAGTATATCGGGTATATCCTTCACTTTATTAGTGTTTATTTTTGCAGCAATTAGTCTCTTGTTTGTTTTACCAGGTGGAATGACTTCTGTAGCGTGGACCGACTTCATATTTGGATGTATGATGCTTATTATGTCAATTGTAAGCGGTTTCTACATTTTGAATTTAGCAGGGGGCTGGTCGGAAATATCAAGTGTTGTCCCTCAATCTATGATTGGATTCCCGGAAGGTTTGGGTGCTGTAGGAATGACAACCATTCTATTTTGGATTTTAGCTATTTTCCCTGGGGCACTAACTAATCAGATGTCGTACCAGCGCATATATGCTTCCAAAAGTCCGAAAGTAGCAAAGAAAGCCTTTCTCATAGCGGCAATCGTAGGTGTTATTGCTGGTATATGGGCTTCTTTCATGGGAATTACCATTTTCTCAATGAATCCTTCCTTAGAGAATTCAGAAATGGCATCAGGATGGTTCCTCACTCAAATCCCAATTTGGTTTATGGCCATCTATTCAGCTTTCATCATTGCAACCATAATGTCTACGGTTAGCAGTGCTGTTCAATCGGTCGTAGTAAATATTACGAAAGATATTTATCAATCGTATATTAACCCACAAGTCAGTGACAATAAACTTCTGAAAATGTCGAGAATCATGGCAGTTGTGGTCATAGCATTATCAGTTCTTTTAGCATTGTATTACCCACAAGCTTTAGGATGGCTTGTGGCAACTTACGCCTATTCTGCTTCTGGGTTACTTGTACCTATTTTCGGCGGGTTTATTTTAAGGAATACCAATATTTTGAGTGATAAAGGAGCTATAGGAAGTATAGCAACAGGTGTTGTTAGTGCTGCAATTGCTCAAATGATGGGGACACAAATACCTTACGTTGCATTTGGGATAGTAGGCTCATTAATTGGCTTTATTGTATGTAACTATCTCTTTAAGGATGAAAATGCCCAATATAAAAATGAGAAAGATGAGACTCGATTAGGTTAA
- a CDS encoding NAD(P)/FAD-dependent oxidoreductase: protein MTKYYDIVIIGCGVIGSSIAYHLSEQKQKDILVVDKGFPLSGTSGSTQAWVWVHNKTPSWYGELSMYSAELYPFLGKKIGDVEYKRTGGIAPFFNESEREQALKLAEAQAAVGIKVDVLNRDQVLQKEPSLSPSIAGATYSDIDGNVNPFRLVELYIKAAQRNHVQFTFYNPVLDIKKEKGLFKILTKKEETITADKVIVAGGPWTKEIGEMMGVHIPVKQVRGQIIVTEPLAPFLTHTIGGMRQAENGEVLIGYSKEEVGYDRRTTLDVIQETARMAVDYVPALDKANVVRSFSGIRVIPKDGFPIVGTIPGVQNAFIATMHSGITLSPLIGTLMTELLMEGETSIDLGRLSLRRFMKASEKI, encoded by the coding sequence ATGACTAAGTACTATGACATTGTAATTATCGGTTGTGGAGTAATTGGTAGTAGCATTGCCTATCACCTATCTGAACAAAAACAAAAGGATATATTGGTAGTGGACAAAGGATTCCCATTGTCGGGGACATCAGGTTCTACACAGGCTTGGGTGTGGGTTCATAATAAGACTCCCTCTTGGTATGGAGAGTTAAGTATGTACAGTGCAGAACTATATCCCTTCTTAGGAAAGAAAATAGGTGATGTGGAGTATAAAAGGACCGGGGGAATCGCACCGTTTTTTAATGAGTCAGAACGGGAGCAGGCTTTAAAGCTCGCTGAAGCTCAGGCGGCAGTAGGTATAAAAGTTGATGTGTTAAATAGGGACCAAGTACTTCAGAAAGAACCTTCTCTATCACCATCAATCGCAGGCGCGACTTATAGTGATATTGACGGTAATGTAAATCCTTTTAGACTAGTAGAACTCTATATTAAAGCTGCACAAAGAAATCATGTACAGTTCACATTTTATAACCCTGTTCTAGATATCAAGAAGGAAAAAGGTCTTTTTAAGATTTTAACAAAAAAGGAGGAAACGATCACCGCTGACAAAGTAATTGTAGCTGGAGGGCCATGGACAAAAGAAATTGGTGAAATGATGGGTGTACACATCCCTGTGAAACAGGTGCGCGGTCAAATCATAGTTACAGAACCGCTTGCTCCTTTCCTTACTCATACTATCGGTGGTATGCGTCAAGCGGAAAATGGAGAGGTATTGATTGGCTATTCTAAAGAAGAAGTAGGATATGACCGCCGGACAACGTTAGATGTGATCCAAGAGACTGCCAGAATGGCAGTAGATTATGTTCCAGCACTAGATAAAGCTAATGTAGTCAGGAGTTTTTCGGGCATAAGGGTTATCCCGAAAGATGGTTTTCCTATTGTCGGTACTATACCTGGCGTGCAGAACGCCTTCATTGCAACGATGCATAGCGGCATTACACTATCCCCCTTAATTGGCACCCTTATGACCGAATTATTAATGGAGGGGGAAACTTCCATTGACCTTGGACGCTTAAGTCTTCGGCGCTTTATGAAGGCCTCAGAAAAAATATAA
- a CDS encoding GntR family transcriptional regulator, with protein MKINKSLSLPLYQQVKRYLEEKITLKEWEAGHRLPTEKELSSQFNVSTITIKRAIHDLVDEGFLYRQSGKGTFVTDKKEQNISRLVSLRNEAWEDHNHPHRTLNFNREKAGRKIGKLLGLSEKQEVYKINRIKLQGDKPIAIEHSFIPTSLVPNLNPSDIENELLYNLFEERYHVKLEKAKVYFNTTLADEYEANLLKIPLGEQLFVLERYTLTEAKDVIEYSRFILKQDQSRYFLEVPL; from the coding sequence ATGAAGATTAATAAGAGCTTATCGTTACCTTTATACCAACAAGTAAAGAGATACTTAGAAGAGAAAATCACTTTGAAGGAATGGGAGGCTGGACATCGATTACCAACGGAAAAGGAATTATCATCTCAATTTAACGTAAGCACAATTACGATAAAAAGAGCAATTCATGATTTAGTAGACGAGGGGTTCCTATATCGACAGAGTGGCAAAGGAACATTTGTGACTGATAAAAAGGAACAAAATATTTCAAGGTTGGTTTCATTACGAAATGAAGCCTGGGAAGATCATAACCATCCGCATCGCACGTTAAATTTCAACAGAGAAAAAGCCGGCAGGAAGATTGGAAAGTTATTAGGATTGAGTGAAAAGCAAGAAGTTTATAAAATTAATAGAATTAAGCTCCAAGGAGATAAACCTATTGCCATTGAACATTCTTTTATACCGACGTCATTAGTTCCGAACCTAAATCCCAGCGATATCGAGAATGAACTTCTATATAATTTGTTTGAAGAGAGGTACCATGTAAAGTTAGAAAAAGCTAAGGTGTATTTTAATACCACTTTAGCTGATGAATATGAAGCAAATTTGTTGAAAATACCGTTAGGAGAGCAATTATTTGTACTCGAACGTTATACACTTACCGAGGCAAAAGATGTGATCGAGTACTCAAGGTTTATTTTAAAACAAGACCAGTCGAGATACTTTCTTGAGGTACCTCTTTAA